CGGTCAGCCCGCCGGGACGGCGTGGCGCTCCACCGCCACCACCAGCCCAGAGCTGCGAGAGACGTGCGCGACGAGCACTTCACCCGGACCGAGGTAGGGGTCGTGCTGGGGGACCGCCGCCGCGACGTCGTCGGCGGCGTGCTCGGCGAGCTCCCCGAACACCGTCGACAGCACCGGCCGGTGGGTGCACAGCAGCACGGGACGCTGCTTGCCGAGCAGCTTGCGCACGAGCTTGGCCGTGCGCCCGGGGTCGCGCCGGTGCGCGTCCTCGGTGAGCCGACCGCGCGTCTTCACCTTCGCGCCGCTGGCCCGCAGGTACGGCTCCACCGTGTCGGTGCAGCGCCGCCACGGGCTCGTCACCACCCGCGGGGGCTGCCACGCCGTCAGCAGCTCCGGCAGGCGCTCCGCCTGCCGCCGGCCCGGAGCGGCCAGGGGCCGCTCGTCGTCGCTGCGCCCCCACGCCGTCTTGGGGTGCGCGTGGCCGTGGCGGACCACCACCAGCGGCCAGGTGTCCAGCCCGCCGGTGCGGTCCGCGGCGAGCAGCGCGCGCAGCTGCACGCGGTCACCGCGCCGGGTCAGGCGGGCGTCCGCCTCCTCGGGCGTCACCCACTCCGTCCTGTCGACCTCCGCCGGGCGCGGCGGCACGGGGTGCCTGGCCCCCTCGACGTGGGCGGCCCAGTACGAGACCTCCTTGGTGGCGTCGGCCCCGAGGGCGTAGCGGGCGCTCGGCAGCGCCCGCCCGAGCCTGATGACCAGCCCGGTCTCCTCTGCCACCTCCCGGACCG
This portion of the Quadrisphaera setariae genome encodes:
- a CDS encoding NUDIX hydrolase; the protein is MAPSAAAAAEPEQPERRENTPSAVPSAAQHSRPPGRAAQSAHGAHGAQGHDHRDDHDAAPQQPLPLVRAAGALCWYRAPDGGLRLLLVHRPRYRDWSWPKGKLEGAELPPAAAVREVAEETGLVIRLGRALPSARYALGADATKEVSYWAAHVEGARHPVPPRPAEVDRTEWVTPEEADARLTRRGDRVQLRALLAADRTGGLDTWPLVVVRHGHAHPKTAWGRSDDERPLAAPGRRQAERLPELLTAWQPPRVVTSPWRRCTDTVEPYLRASGAKVKTRGRLTEDAHRRDPGRTAKLVRKLLGKQRPVLLCTHRPVLSTVFGELAEHAADDVAAAVPQHDPYLGPGEVLVAHVSRSSGLVVAVERHAVPAG